The Engystomops pustulosus chromosome 1, aEngPut4.maternal, whole genome shotgun sequence genome has a window encoding:
- the OCLN gene encoding occludin — protein sequence MSSRPFESPPPYRPDEYKPSVYAPSQDMYGGKLPSQPAYSYYPEDEIQHFYKWSSPPGIIKIMSILIVVMCVGIFACVASTLPWDLDITGQSMGYGFGGYSGYSGSYAGGYSGYGFGGASPGLGFAYGGAYTDPRAAKGFILAMAAFCFICGMVIFVMLVTRAQMSTTRRFYLLVIIASGIIGGLVFIATIVYIMGVNPVAQASGSSFYNQILSLCNQFYSPVTTGVFVNQYLYHYCVVEPQEAIAIVLGFLIVVAFAIIIFFSVKTRRKINDYGKANIIWKKTIHEEQGDPNVEEWVKNVATDPEQIPAMSEYNEKVNGSVMEHRSVNGLQAYSEHSFRTQPIVEDDYPVKNESGFSPNVYSSSSEASKKVPYKKRPGRPRRSPNDYDTDYTTGGESAEELDDEDDWESEYPPITSDQQRQDYKREFDADLQEYKGLQAELEDVSKSLDQLDRELDEHPEGSQSYKAVADEYNRLKDIKSSSGYKNKRKRCKELKAKLNHIKRMVSDYDQGR from the exons CAAGTGGAGCTCTCCACCGGGAATCATCAAGATAATGTCCATCCTCATTGTTGTCATGTGTGTGGGAATCTTTGCATGTGTAGCTTCCACATTGCCATGGGATTTGGACATCACTGGACAGTCTATGGGATATGGCTTTGGAGGATATTCTGGTTACTCTGGTAGCTATGCTGGTGGATACAGTGGCTATGGTTTTGGAGGAGCTTCGCCAGGCCTTGGCTTTGCTTATGGAGGAGCCTACACAGATCCTCGCGCTGCCAAAGGATTCATTTTGGCCATGGCTGCCTTTTGCTTCATCTGTGGGATGGTCATTTTTGTTATGCTTGTAACAAGGGCACAAATGTCCACCACTAGAAGATTCTACCTGCTTGTCATCATTGCCAGTGGAATCATTGGTGGATTGGTCTTCATTGCTACAATCGTCTATATCATGGGAGTAAATCCTGTAGCCCAAGCATCTGGATCGTCCTTCTACAATCAAATTCTATCATTGTGCAACCAGTTCTATTCTCCTGTCACTACTGGGGTGTTTGTCAATCAGTATCTCTACCACTACTGTGTTGTGGAACCACAAGAG GCTATCGCCATTGTCCTGGGTTTCCTGATTGTTGTGGCATTTGCCATTATCATATTCTTCTCTGTGAAAACAAGGAGGAAGATCAACGACTATGGAAAAGCCAACATTATATGGAAGAAAACAATTCATGAAGAACAAGGAGATCCGAACGTGGAGGAATGG GTAAAGAATGTGGCAACAGATCCTGAGCAGATACCAGCCATGTCAGAATACAACGAGAAGGTCAATGGATCAGTAAtggagcacagaagtgtgaatgGACTTCAGGCTTATTCTGAGCACAGCTTCAGGACTCAGCC GATAGTGGAGGATGATTACCCAGTGAAGAATGAGTCTGGCTTTTCACCAAATGTATACAGCAGCAGCTCTGAAGCCAGCAAGAAGGTTCCATACAAAAAACGTCCAGGAAGACCCAGGCGATCTCCCAATGACTATGATACTGACTACACCACCGGAGGGGAGTCTGCTGAAGAACTGGACGATGAGGATGACTGGGAAAG TGAATACCCTCCCATCACATCAGACCAGCAGAGACAAGACTACAAGAGAGAATTTGATGCTGACCTGCAGGAATACAAGGGGTTACAAGCCGAGCTAGAGGATGTCTCGAAATCCCTTGATCAGCTGGATAGGGAGCTGGATGAACACCCAGAAGGAAGCCAGTCATACAAG GCTGTTGCTGATGAATATAACCGTCTAAAGGATATTAAATCG TCTTCCGGTTACAAGAACAAGAGGAAACGTTGCAAGGAGCTCAAAGCCAAACTGAACCACATCAAGCGGATGGTTAGCGACTATGACCAAGGCAGATAA